TCGAGGCGGCGAAGGCTGACCCGGTCGACGAGCTGCGCAAGACGAACCAGAAGATGGCGTCCGAAATCCGCAACCTGCGCGCCAGCCTCGAGGCGCTCCGCACCACCGTGGTGCGCGAGCGGGCCGCCGGCACGGCGTCGGACGAGTCGCGCGCCGAGATCCGCGCGCTCTCGGCCAGCATCGACAGCCTGAAGTCGAGCCTCGCCGGCACCAAGAGCGAGCAGAGCGCGACGCTGGCCCAGCTCTCGGCCAAGCTCGAGAAGCTGCAGCGCGAGGAGAAGGCGCCGCAGCCGGTCGTCGAGCACAAGCCCGAGCGCCAGCAGCTCGACACGACGACGACGGCCTCGATCCCCACGCCGCCCGCGAAGGCCGTGCCGACGCCGCCCGCGAAGCCCACGACGCTCGCCTCGGTCGAGCCCGAAGCCGCGGCGGCCAACGCCGACAAGCCGCAGGTCATTTCCGGCTGGATCGTCCGCGACGTCTACCAGGGCGTGGCCCTGATCGAGGGGCGCCGCGGCCAGATGGAGGTCGTCCCCGGCGTGTCGATCCCCGGCGCCGGCACCGTCAAGTCGATCGAGCGCCACAACGGCAGCTGGACGGTGACGACCACCAAGGGCCAGTTCGCCTCCGCCGCCCCGCAGCCGCAGCACGAGCAGGCGCCGCACCGCGGCTACCGCGACTACTACGGCCCGCGTCGCTGGGATTTCTGATCCGGTAGCTCGCTCAGCGTGTCACGCGCTCGCGTGCACGCCGCCGAGCGCCGCAAGAAGCAGCGCCAGGCCGAGCCCCAGCACCGCCAGTGCCGCGCCTAGCTCCAGCACCCGTCCGACGAGTGCCGCGCGCGGCGAGCCGGCGCCGGCGACCTTCTGCGCCGTGTCCTTGGCAAGCACCGCAAGCGTCGCCAGGGCTCCTGTCGTGATCGCGGTCCCGAGCGCCATCGCGAAGGCGGCAGCGATGCCGGCCGACAGCACGCCCTGCGCCAGCGCGAAGACGAGGACGAGGATCGCCCCCGAGCAGGGCCGCGCGCCAGCCGCGACGACGGCGATCGCCGCGGCGCGCCAATCGAATTTGGAGCCGGCGAGCAGGGCGGGGTCCGGCATGTGGCCGCAGTCGCAGCCCGCGTCGTGGACATGCGTCGCCGCGCCGTCGTCGGCCATGAAGCGACCGCGCGCCGACGACCAGCTCATCTCGGCCGCGCTGCTGCGCAAGGCCGCGCCGGCGGGCGCGAAGGCGAGGCCGGCGAAGGCCGGCGTAAGATCGGCGGGCGGGGCCCGGCGGCGTCGCGGCAGCGTCGCAGCCAGAGCGCGACCCTTGCGCCAGGTGAGGGCCAGGCCGAGCACGACGATGCCGATGTAGCTCGCGAGCTCGATCGCTTGCGACGCCACGGTCATCGTCGGTGCCGTGGCATTGAAGACGAGCGCTGCGATGCCGACCACCGCTGTCGCGACCAGCGCCTGCAGGATCGCCGCTGCGAGCGCGATGACGAGACCGCGCCGCAAGGCCACCTCGTTCGAGACCATGTACGACGTGAGCACGGCCTTGCCGTGGCCGGGGCCGGCGGCATGGAACACGCCGTAGGCGAAGGACAGGCCGACGAGGGTCGCGAAGCCGGTCGCGCTCTCCTTGGTGAGCCGCACCGCCTGCGTGAGCTGGAGATAGAAGTGGCTCTCCATCCCGAGCAGCCAGGCGCCGAGCGCGTTCTGGTGGCCGACGGCGCCCTCGCTTGCCCCGACGGCGAAGGGATGGTGCGCGAGCTGCGCCGCCGCAGGATGCGCGACGAGGGTGAGCATGAGGGCGGCCGGCAGAAGGTTGCGCATCGAACCTTGTATCCGACGACTCACGGGCAGGCCACGATGGTGCGGGCCGCCATCTTCAGCGCGAAATCGTCGCTCGGCGTCAGGCCGGTGTCGAAGGCCTTGGCGAGCTCCTTGCCGTCCTGGAGAACGAGCGGGTTGGCGCCGAGCACCGACTTCGAGCAGCCGGCCGGCGCACCGGCGAGCTGCACCGGGTCCTTCGCCGCCAGCTCGAAGTCGACGAAATATGTGGGATCGTAGACCTGCAGCGACATGTAGCGGCCGGGCTTCAGCGGCGTCGCCAGCGGCAGGGTGAAGTGCAGCACGACGCGCTTGTCCGGCCGCTCCTCGAGAAAGTAGTCCTTCGGCGGCGCGAACACGACCTTGCGGCCGTCGCTCTTGGCGAAGGTGAAGTAGTCGAATTCCTTCAGGGACTCGACGTTGGTCTTGGCGAGCGGCGCGAGCTGCGCGGAGGTCGCCAGCGCGCCCGGCTTGGCGAGGCCCTGCACGGCGAAGGCCGAGTACATCTCGTCGAAGACCCAGTCGTTGCGGATGCCTTCGACCTTGCCGGCCTGGTCGAACAGCACCTGCTCGCGCGCCTCGACCCACACGTGGGGGTGGGCGAGGGCCGGGGCAGCACAGCCAATCGCGGCTGCCACGCAAGCAAAGCGGATCGAGGCCGTGACGCCCATGGGTCCCCTGTCGAATCGCGCTCCGGCGACCGGTGTTCGAGATCCTTGCGCGCCGCTTCGGGCTAAAGAGAGGCGGCAAGCCCGGCGGCCGTGCGGCCGAGGACGTCCGCGGGTCGCGATGTCCCGAGCCGGTCCAGGAGCCCGCGCTTGATCCTGTCGACCAGCCCCGGTCCCTCGTACACGAGCGCCGAGTAGAGCTGCACCAGCGTCGCGCCCGCCTCGAGCTTGGCGAAGGCGGCGTCGGCGCTGTCGACGCCGCCGACGCCGACGAGGGGAAACTGCCGCTCCACCCGCAGGAAGGTGGCGGCGAGCATCTGGGTGGACAGCTCGAACAGCGGCCGTCCCGACAAGCCTCCCACCTCGCCGCCGCGCCGGTGCGCCGCGATGGCGGGCGGACGCGAGATCGTCGTGTTGGAGATGATCATCCCGTCGATCCGCCTGGTGCGGGCGACGCGGACGATGTCGTCGAGGTCGGCCAGCGCGAGGTCCGGGGCGATCTTGAGCAGCACCGGCCGGCGCCCGAACATCTCGGCCTTGGCGTCGCGCGCGTCGAGCACGCGGGCGAGCAGCTCGTCGAGCGCGTCGGGCTTCTGCAGGTCGCGCAGGCCGGGCGTGTTCGGCGAGGACACGTTGATCGTAAAGTAGTCGGCGATGCCGACGAAGGCGCGGATGCCGGCGACATAGTCGGCGACCCGGTCGGCGGCGTCCTTGTTGGCGCCGACGTTGACGCCGAGCACCGCAGGCCCCTTGCGCAACAGCGCGAGCGCTTGGGCATGCCCTTGATTGTTGAAGCCAAAACGATTGATGACGGCTTTGTCGTTCGTGAGCCGGAACAGGCGCGGCTTCGGATTGCCGGGTTGGGCCAGCGGCGTCAGCGTGCCGACTTCGGTGAAGCCGAAGCCGAGCGCGCCCGCCTTGTGGGCGATGGTGCCGTTCTTGTCGAAGCCGGCGGCGAGGCCGATCGGGTTCGAGAAGCGCAGGCCGAACGCGTCGACCGCAAGGCGCGGGTCATCTGCGGCGGGAGCGGGCAGAGGCAAGGCGGCGAGCGCGCGAAGCGTGAGATCGTGCGCCCGCTCCGGGTCGAGCGCGTGCAGGAGCGGCCGCGCCAACGGCCAGAGGGCTCTCACAGAAGGCCGGCGAAGGCGTGGCGACCGTCGGGTCCGAGCGGCAGCGGCTTGGCCCAGGCCACGTCGGCCACCATCAGCGGCGCGTAGAGGTGGGGGAACAGCGCGCCGCCGCGCGACGGCTCGTAGCGCAGCGCCTCGCCGAGCCGCTCGGGATCGACCGCGACCAGCAGCAGGTCGTGCGCGCCGGCAAAGTGCTTGGCGGCCGTCTCCTCGACCTGCTCGGGCGTCGAAAAATGGATGAAGCCGTCGGCGCGGTCGACCGGCGCGCCGAGGAAGAGCCCACGCTCCTCGGCCTCCAGCCACAGCGCGCGCGGGACGATCTTGAGGATCAGGGATCGGCCGCTTGTCACGCCGGCTCCTTGACGAGCGCGCCGGCGAGCGCCTGCGCGATCAGCGCGCGCGTTTCGGCGATGCCGTAGAGCGCGGCGAACGAGCCGAAGCGCGGTCCTTTCTCCTCGCCGAGCAGCACCTGGTAGAGCATGGCGAAGAAGTCGTTCGACACGCCCGGCCGCTCCGGCGTCGCGCCCTTGGCGGCGAAGTTCTGGTAGCGCGGGATCGGCCGCGCGACGTCGTAGAGCGCGGCCTGGATGTCCTCGCCGGAGGCGCCGGCCGGCAGTGCGGCGAGCGTGTCGGCCAGCGTCTCCAACGCCTCGCGCTCGACCTCGTCCGGCGCGCGATAGGCCTTCAGCGGCAGCACCCGGTCGCGATAGTAGGCGACGGCATAACGCACCAGCGCGTCGAGCCGGGGATGCGTCTCCGGCGAGGCATCCGGCGCGTAGCGCTTGAGGAAGCCCCACAGCACGGCGGGATCCTCGCTGTTCGCCACCGTCGCCAGGTTGAGCAGCATCGCGAAGGACACGGTGGTCGCGCCCGAGGTCGAGGTCAGCACCTCAGGCGGCGGCGGGTTGCCGCCGTGCATGTGCCACACGGGGTTGCCGAGCAGACCCTTCCAGTCCTTCGCCGCCGTCTGCTTCTGCGCGCCGTCGAGGAAGGCGAGGTACTCGTCCACGTTGCGGGGGATCACGTCGAAGTGAAGCTTCTTCGCCTCGCGCGGCCGCTGGTACATGAAGAGCGCCAGGCTCTCGGGGCTCGCATAGTGGAGCCACTGCTCGATCGTCAGGCCGTTGCCCTTGGACTTCGAGATCTTCTGCCCCTGCTCGTCCAGGAACAGCTCGTAGTTGAAGCCCTCCGGCGGCGTGCCGCCGAGGGCGCGCACGATCTGGCCGGACAGCTTCACCGAGTCGATGAGGTCCTTGCCGGCCATCTCGTAGTCGACCTTGAGCGCATACCAGCGCATCGCCCAGTCCGGCTTCCACTGCAGCTTGGCATGGCCGCCGGTCACCGGCGTCGTGTAGCTCTCGCCGGTCACCGGGTCGCGCCAGGAGATCGTGCCGGCCTCGGCGTCGACGGCATCGAGCGGCACCTGCATCACGTCGCCGGTCACGGGGTGGATCGGCAGGAACGGCGAGTAGGTCGCTGCGCGCTCCTCGCGGAAGGTCGGCAGCATGATCGCCATCACCTTCTCGATGTTGCGCAGCATATGCAGCAGCGCCGCGTCGAACCGGCCCGCGGTGTAGTACTCGGTCGAGGAGGCGAACTCGTAGTCGAAGCCGAACTGGTCGAGGAAGGCGCGCAGCCGCGCGTTGTTGTGCGCGCCGAAGCTGTCGTGGGTGCCGAAGGGGTCGGGCACCTTGGTCAGCGGCTTGTTGAGGGCGGCGCGCAGCAGATCCTGGTTCGGCACGTTGTCCGGCACCTTGCGCAGCCCGTCCATGTCGTCTGAGAAGGCGAGCAGGCGGGTCTTGATTGCGCCGCCAGTCAGCACCTCGAAGGCATGGCGCACCATCGAGGTCCGCGCCACCTCGCCGAAGGTGCCGATGTGCGGCAGGCCCGA
This Beijerinckiaceae bacterium RH AL1 DNA region includes the following protein-coding sequences:
- a CDS encoding hypothetical protein (ID:RHAL1_01003;~conserved protein of unknown function;~source:Prodigal:2.6), translating into MTDATGPADDSSKLNGAAGETAAEADAAKGAAKGTSLAPATDKPSSGIDPFIAIAATDAPAAAAADTAQRPFYAKALDYSAHAAMVVGLVGFVWTVSDHVVSRQPAEKPAAAAAAKHADATPVVAPKPIEAAKADPVDELRKTNQKMASEIRNLRASLEALRTTVVRERAAGTASDESRAEIRALSASIDSLKSSLAGTKSEQSATLAQLSAKLEKLQREEKAPQPVVEHKPERQQLDTTTTASIPTPPAKAVPTPPAKPTTLASVEPEAAAANADKPQVISGWIVRDVYQGVALIEGRRGQMEVVPGVSIPGAGTVKSIERHNGSWTVTTTKGQFASAAPQPQHEQAPHRGYRDYYGPRRWDF
- the pyrD gene encoding Dihydroorotate dehydrogenase (quinone) (ID:RHAL1_01006;~source:Prodigal:2.6); its protein translation is MARPLLHALDPERAHDLTLRALAALPLPAPAADDPRLAVDAFGLRFSNPIGLAAGFDKNGTIAHKAGALGFGFTEVGTLTPLAQPGNPKPRLFRLTNDKAVINRFGFNNQGHAQALALLRKGPAVLGVNVGANKDAADRVADYVAGIRAFVGIADYFTINVSSPNTPGLRDLQKPDALDELLARVLDARDAKAEMFGRRPVLLKIAPDLALADLDDIVRVARTRRIDGMIISNTTISRPPAIAAHRRGGEVGGLSGRPLFELSTQMLAATFLRVERQFPLVGVGGVDSADAAFAKLEAGATLVQLYSALVYEGPGLVDRIKRGLLDRLGTSRPADVLGRTAAGLAASL
- a CDS encoding ABC-type uncharacterized transport system, substrate-binding protein (ID:RHAL1_01005;~source:Prodigal:2.6), whose protein sequence is MGVTASIRFACVAAAIGCAAPALAHPHVWVEAREQVLFDQAGKVEGIRNDWVFDEMYSAFAVQGLAKPGALATSAQLAPLAKTNVESLKEFDYFTFAKSDGRKVVFAPPKDYFLEERPDKRVVLHFTLPLATPLKPGRYMSLQVYDPTYFVDFELAAKDPVQLAGAPAGCSKSVLGANPLVLQDGKELAKAFDTGLTPSDDFALKMAARTIVACP
- a CDS encoding hypothetical protein (ID:RHAL1_01007;~conserved protein of unknown function;~source:Prodigal:2.6), encoding MTSGRSLILKIVPRALWLEAEERGLFLGAPVDRADGFIHFSTPEQVEETAAKHFAGAHDLLLVAVDPERLGEALRYEPSRGGALFPHLYAPLMVADVAWAKPLPLGPDGRHAFAGLL
- a CDS encoding Nickel/cobalt efflux system (ID:RHAL1_01004;~source:Prodigal:2.6), which translates into the protein MRNLLPAALMLTLVAHPAAAQLAHHPFAVGASEGAVGHQNALGAWLLGMESHFYLQLTQAVRLTKESATGFATLVGLSFAYGVFHAAGPGHGKAVLTSYMVSNEVALRRGLVIALAAAILQALVATAVVGIAALVFNATAPTMTVASQAIELASYIGIVVLGLALTWRKGRALAATLPRRRRAPPADLTPAFAGLAFAPAGAALRSSAAEMSWSSARGRFMADDGAATHVHDAGCDCGHMPDPALLAGSKFDWRAAAIAVVAAGARPCSGAILVLVFALAQGVLSAGIAAAFAMALGTAITTGALATLAVLAKDTAQKVAGAGSPRAALVGRVLELGAALAVLGLGLALLLAALGGVHASA
- the lysS gene encoding Lysine--tRNA ligase (ID:RHAL1_01008;~source:Prodigal:2.6) encodes the protein MTSAAASAAPNMLPFDPQALASAKAWPFEEARKLVARIEKTGQTEVLFETGYGPSGLPHIGTFGEVARTSMVRHAFEVLTGGAIKTRLLAFSDDMDGLRKVPDNVPNQDLLRAALNKPLTKVPDPFGTHDSFGAHNNARLRAFLDQFGFDYEFASSTEYYTAGRFDAALLHMLRNIEKVMAIMLPTFREERAATYSPFLPIHPVTGDVMQVPLDAVDAEAGTISWRDPVTGESYTTPVTGGHAKLQWKPDWAMRWYALKVDYEMAGKDLIDSVKLSGQIVRALGGTPPEGFNYELFLDEQGQKISKSKGNGLTIEQWLHYASPESLALFMYQRPREAKKLHFDVIPRNVDEYLAFLDGAQKQTAAKDWKGLLGNPVWHMHGGNPPPPEVLTSTSGATTVSFAMLLNLATVANSEDPAVLWGFLKRYAPDASPETHPRLDALVRYAVAYYRDRVLPLKAYRAPDEVEREALETLADTLAALPAGASGEDIQAALYDVARPIPRYQNFAAKGATPERPGVSNDFFAMLYQVLLGEEKGPRFGSFAALYGIAETRALIAQALAGALVKEPA